From a region of the Bradyrhizobium sp. KBS0727 genome:
- a CDS encoding FliH/SctL family protein, whose product MAAPAKFLFDMDFGTPDKARERAATAAEIAEKIAAAEARAYRAGYDAAQREAKAESDRRAALALEEIGIAVKGIASRFSGIETRMETEAVDVAVAVARKLCDELVSREPIAEIIALVSDCFSHLVATPHLVVRINDQLYEAAREKIERLASQCGFEGRLVILAEPGIAGGDCRIEWADGGVVLERAAIEAKINELVGRYLASRDQAGS is encoded by the coding sequence ATGGCAGCACCCGCAAAATTCCTGTTCGACATGGATTTCGGGACGCCCGACAAGGCGCGCGAGCGTGCCGCCACGGCCGCCGAGATCGCCGAGAAGATCGCGGCCGCCGAGGCCCGCGCCTATCGCGCCGGTTACGACGCCGCGCAGCGCGAAGCCAAGGCGGAGAGCGACCGCCGCGCGGCGCTGGCGCTCGAGGAAATCGGCATCGCCGTCAAGGGCATCGCGTCGCGCTTTTCCGGCATCGAAACCCGGATGGAGACCGAGGCCGTCGACGTCGCGGTCGCGGTGGCGCGCAAGCTGTGCGACGAACTGGTTTCCCGCGAACCGATCGCCGAGATCATCGCCCTGGTGAGCGACTGCTTCTCGCATCTGGTGGCGACGCCGCACTTGGTTGTGCGCATCAACGATCAGCTCTACGAGGCCGCCCGCGAGAAGATCGAGCGGCTCGCCTCCCAGTGCGGCTTCGAGGGGCGGCTCGTCATCCTGGCCGAACCGGGCATCGCCGGCGGCGACTGCCGAATCGAATGGGCTGACGGTGGCGTGGTGCTGGAGCGCGCGGCCATCGAAGCCAAGATCAACGAACTTGTCGGGCGCTATTTGGCGTCCCGCGATCAGGCCGGAAGTTGA
- a CDS encoding ABC transporter permease subunit — translation MSLTENLPRIRGRSLRLPRADGLIPWIVPLGILLVWQLACVTGFVPARVLPAPSDVALAGWKLLLSGELARNIWVSFWRASAGFLIGGGIGFAFGLANGLSPLSSKLTDTTLQMVRNIPHLALIPLVILWFGIDESAKLFLVALGVFFPIYLNTLHGIRTVDPQLIEMGRIYGMTDGELFRRVIFPGALPSIFVGLRFALGIMWLTLIVAETIAASSGLGYMAMQAREFMLIDVVVLSILIYALLGKLADSASRALERLTLSWHPAFQKH, via the coding sequence ATGAGTCTCACTGAAAACCTTCCCCGCATCCGCGGCCGCAGCCTGCGATTGCCGCGGGCCGATGGCCTGATCCCCTGGATCGTGCCGCTCGGCATCCTTCTGGTCTGGCAACTCGCCTGCGTGACCGGCTTCGTGCCGGCGCGGGTGCTGCCGGCGCCGAGCGACGTGGCGCTAGCGGGGTGGAAACTGCTGCTGTCCGGCGAGCTCGCGCGCAACATCTGGGTCAGCTTCTGGCGCGCCAGCGCAGGCTTTCTGATCGGCGGCGGTATCGGCTTTGCCTTTGGTCTGGCCAACGGCCTGTCGCCGCTTTCCAGCAAATTGACCGACACCACGTTGCAGATGGTGCGCAACATTCCGCATCTGGCGCTGATCCCGCTCGTGATCCTGTGGTTCGGCATCGACGAATCCGCAAAACTGTTCCTGGTCGCGCTCGGCGTGTTCTTTCCGATCTATCTCAACACGCTGCACGGCATCCGCACCGTCGATCCGCAATTGATCGAAATGGGGCGGATCTACGGAATGACCGACGGCGAATTGTTCCGCCGGGTGATCTTTCCGGGCGCGCTGCCGTCGATCTTCGTCGGCCTGCGCTTCGCGCTCGGCATCATGTGGCTGACCCTGATCGTCGCCGAGACCATCGCGGCGTCGTCCGGTCTCGGTTACATGGCGATGCAGGCGCGCGAGTTCATGCTGATCGACGTCGTGGTGCTCTCGATCCTGATCTACGCCTTGCTCGGCAAGCTGGCCGACAGCGCCTCGCGCGCGCTGGAGCGGCTGACGCTGTCCTGGCATCCGGCCTTCCAGAAACATTGA
- a CDS encoding sulfonate ABC transporter substrate-binding protein, with product MTRLIRRWIASAVLSVSIVAAAVSASYGQDKVVRIGFQKYGKLVLLKGKGSLEEKLAPLGYRVVWTEFPSGPPLLEALNIGAIDFGNTGEAPPIFAQAAGAPIQYVAYEPPAPKGEAILVPKDSKLSSVADLRGKKVALNKGSNVHYLLVKALEQAGVKYSEIEPVFLAPADARAAFERGSVDAWVIWDPFQAAAEAATSARTLADGTGIVSNYQFYFSSKKFLESDPKIVDLVLAQLREVDDWARGDVHAVAEQIEPAVGLPVAVVEVALKRQAYGIKPITDGVIADQQQVADTFFALGLLPKAIKISDVARRPGT from the coding sequence ATGACGCGTCTCATTCGGCGCTGGATTGCGAGCGCGGTACTGTCGGTCAGCATTGTCGCCGCCGCAGTCAGCGCTTCCTATGGACAGGACAAGGTGGTCCGTATCGGCTTCCAGAAATACGGCAAGCTGGTTCTGCTGAAAGGCAAGGGCTCGCTGGAAGAAAAGCTGGCACCGCTCGGTTACAGGGTGGTTTGGACGGAATTTCCATCCGGTCCGCCGCTGCTGGAAGCGCTTAATATCGGTGCCATCGATTTCGGCAATACCGGCGAGGCGCCGCCGATCTTCGCGCAGGCCGCCGGCGCGCCAATTCAATATGTCGCCTATGAGCCGCCGGCACCGAAGGGCGAGGCGATCCTGGTCCCGAAGGACAGCAAGCTGAGTTCGGTGGCGGATCTCAGGGGCAAGAAGGTTGCGCTCAACAAGGGCTCCAACGTTCACTACCTGCTGGTGAAGGCGCTCGAACAAGCGGGCGTCAAGTATTCCGAAATCGAACCGGTGTTCCTGGCGCCGGCCGATGCCCGCGCGGCGTTCGAACGCGGCTCGGTCGATGCCTGGGTGATCTGGGATCCGTTTCAGGCTGCGGCCGAAGCCGCCACCAGCGCCCGGACGCTGGCCGATGGCACCGGCATCGTCTCGAACTATCAGTTCTATTTCTCGTCGAAGAAATTTCTTGAGAGCGATCCGAAGATCGTCGATCTCGTGCTTGCGCAGTTGCGCGAAGTCGACGACTGGGCGAGGGGCGATGTTCACGCCGTGGCCGAGCAGATCGAACCGGCGGTCGGACTGCCGGTTGCTGTGGTCGAAGTGGCGCTGAAACGCCAGGCTTACGGGATCAAGCCAATCACCGATGGCGTTATCGCCGATCAACAGCAGGTCGCGGACACGTTCTTCGCCCTCGGGCTGCTGCCGAAAGCCATCAAGATTTCTGACGTCGCACGGAGGCCGGGAACATGA
- a CDS encoding ATP-binding cassette domain-containing protein encodes MQQAIRFISPEAELVEPANFVEQARLVQRGSESHPRGLSLTIRGLRKSFGDNEVLRGIDLHIPAGQFVAIVGRSGCGKSTLLRLIAGLDAATAGTIAFGEQARAEDVRVMFQEPRLLPWARVLSNVEVGLGRERTTADAQARAESALVEVGLGDKRAQWPAVLSGGQKQRVALARALVSRPRVLAFDEPLGALDALTRISMQRLLERVWHDQAFTAILVTHDVSEAVALADRVLVIEDGRIAHDIDVDIPRPRRRGSAELAALEGSILKNLLQGTDDTSDL; translated from the coding sequence ATGCAGCAAGCTATTCGTTTCATTTCTCCCGAGGCCGAGCTGGTCGAACCCGCGAACTTCGTCGAACAGGCGCGGCTGGTGCAGCGTGGTTCGGAGAGCCATCCACGCGGCCTGTCGCTGACCATTCGCGGTCTTCGCAAATCGTTCGGCGACAACGAGGTGTTGCGCGGCATCGACCTGCATATTCCGGCGGGCCAGTTCGTCGCCATCGTTGGCCGCAGCGGCTGCGGCAAGAGCACGCTGCTGCGGCTGATCGCCGGGCTCGACGCCGCCACCGCCGGCACCATCGCCTTTGGTGAACAGGCGCGGGCGGAGGACGTTCGCGTGATGTTTCAGGAGCCGCGGCTGTTGCCGTGGGCGCGGGTGCTCTCCAATGTCGAGGTGGGCCTCGGCCGCGAACGGACCACGGCCGACGCGCAGGCGCGCGCCGAAAGTGCGCTGGTCGAGGTCGGGCTCGGCGACAAACGGGCGCAATGGCCGGCGGTGCTGTCCGGCGGACAGAAGCAGCGCGTCGCGCTGGCGCGGGCCCTGGTCAGCCGGCCCCGCGTGCTGGCGTTCGACGAGCCGCTCGGCGCGCTCGACGCCCTGACGCGGATTTCGATGCAGCGGCTGCTGGAACGGGTCTGGCACGATCAGGCCTTCACCGCGATCCTGGTGACGCATGACGTATCGGAAGCCGTCGCTCTGGCCGATCGCGTGCTGGTCATCGAGGACGGCCGCATCGCGCACGACATCGACGTCGATATCCCGCGTCCGCGCCGGCGCGGCTCGGCCGAGTTGGCCGCGCTGGAGGGCTCGATCCTGAAGAACCTGCTGCAAGGTACCGACGATACTTCTGACCTTTAA
- a CDS encoding flavin reductase family protein, with amino-acid sequence MNSVVRNIAIAHEVSSTDFRGAMRQLTGGVSVITAGRGKDISGMTVTSVSSLSVEPAALIVSINREASSWPLVKRHGFFGVNILASDQLDIAERFTGKGGLRGAARFAGAEWVTRVSGVPLLVGALAAIDCEVEDIIERHSHAIVIGRVLDLRLSTRTAALAYWQGQYVAIDRDEDAVRLAEVSVPGPRAVR; translated from the coding sequence ATGAATTCCGTTGTCCGCAACATCGCGATCGCGCATGAAGTCTCTTCAACCGATTTTCGCGGCGCCATGCGTCAGTTGACCGGCGGGGTCAGTGTCATCACCGCCGGGCGGGGCAAGGATATTTCCGGCATGACGGTGACGTCGGTGTCGTCGCTGTCGGTCGAGCCGGCGGCACTGATTGTCAGTATCAACCGGGAAGCCTCGTCCTGGCCGCTGGTGAAGCGCCACGGCTTTTTCGGCGTCAACATTCTGGCGTCGGATCAGCTCGACATCGCCGAACGCTTTACCGGCAAGGGCGGGCTGAGGGGTGCCGCGCGCTTCGCCGGCGCCGAATGGGTGACGCGGGTCTCCGGCGTACCGTTGCTGGTGGGCGCGCTGGCGGCGATCGACTGTGAGGTCGAGGATATCATCGAGCGGCATTCCCACGCGATCGTCATCGGCCGCGTGCTGGACCTGCGACTCTCGACGCGCACCGCGGCGCTGGCCTACTGGCAGGGCCAATATGTCGCGATCGACCGCGACGAGGATGCCGTGAGGCTGGCGGAAGTCAGCGTTCCGGGCCCGCGGGCGGTGCGTTGA
- the fliF gene encoding flagellar basal-body MS-ring/collar protein FliF: MQSLVAFLRSLGASRLMAMIAVTTALVAFFAFVIMRVTTPQMTTLFTDLSAEDSSGIIKDLERQAIPFELRNEGAVIMVPKDKVTRLRMKLAESNLPKGGGVGYEIFDKSDALGTTSFVQNINHLRALEGELARTIRAIDRIQAARVHLVLPERPLFSRETPEPSASIVVRVRGSLEPAQIRAIRHVVASAVNGLKPQRVSIVDEGGRLLADGAGGDSESTAGDERRSAFERRMRNEVEGIVSSVVGQGRARVQLTADFDYNKITQTSDKFDPEGRVLRSSQSREESSATAENNGQVTVNNELPGNQANSGPTARDQSKKSEETNNYEISRTTKTEVTEVGRVNKISVAVLVDGAYTKNEKGEMVYQDRSKEQLDRIATLVRSAIGFDQKRGDQVEVVNLRFAEAPTVPPVAEPTGLLGMLQFTKDDVMYVIELGVMMLLGLVVLFMVIRPLVKRILAAEVVPAPKTEAAPALTDGSADGAAGQALLPVSLIDVAQVQGQVHAQAVHRVGELAERNPNETASIVRQWLTEPVE; this comes from the coding sequence CGAAGACTCCTCCGGCATCATCAAGGACCTGGAACGCCAGGCGATCCCCTTCGAACTGCGTAACGAGGGCGCCGTGATCATGGTGCCGAAGGACAAGGTCACCCGACTGCGGATGAAGCTTGCCGAAAGCAACCTGCCCAAGGGTGGCGGCGTCGGCTACGAGATTTTCGATAAATCGGACGCCCTCGGCACCACCAGTTTCGTCCAGAACATCAACCATTTGCGCGCGCTGGAGGGTGAACTTGCCCGCACCATTCGCGCCATCGACCGCATCCAGGCCGCCCGCGTCCATCTGGTGCTGCCCGAACGTCCGCTGTTTTCGCGCGAAACCCCGGAGCCGTCGGCCTCGATCGTGGTCCGGGTGCGCGGCAGCCTCGAGCCGGCGCAAATCCGCGCCATCCGCCACGTGGTCGCCTCCGCCGTCAACGGGCTGAAGCCGCAACGGGTATCGATCGTCGACGAGGGCGGCCGGCTGCTGGCCGACGGCGCCGGCGGCGACAGTGAAAGCACTGCCGGCGACGAGCGCCGCTCCGCTTTCGAAAGGCGGATGCGTAACGAGGTCGAGGGCATCGTCTCCTCGGTGGTCGGCCAGGGCCGCGCCCGCGTCCAGCTCACCGCCGATTTCGACTACAACAAGATCACCCAGACCTCGGACAAGTTCGATCCGGAGGGACGGGTGCTGCGCTCCAGCCAGAGCCGCGAGGAATCGTCTGCCACCGCCGAAAACAACGGCCAGGTGACGGTCAATAACGAATTGCCCGGCAACCAGGCCAATAGCGGGCCGACCGCGCGCGACCAGAGCAAGAAGAGCGAAGAAACCAACAACTACGAAATTTCGCGCACCACCAAGACCGAAGTCACCGAGGTCGGACGGGTCAACAAGATCTCGGTCGCGGTGCTGGTCGACGGCGCCTATACCAAGAACGAAAAAGGCGAGATGGTCTACCAAGACCGCAGCAAGGAACAGCTCGACCGTATCGCCACCCTGGTGCGCTCGGCGATCGGCTTCGACCAGAAGCGCGGCGACCAGGTCGAGGTCGTCAACCTCCGCTTCGCCGAGGCCCCGACCGTCCCCCCGGTCGCGGAGCCGACCGGCCTCCTCGGCATGCTGCAATTCACCAAGGATGACGTCATGTACGTCATCGAGCTCGGCGTCATGATGCTGCTCGGCCTCGTGGTGCTGTTCATGGTGATCCGGCCGCTGGTCAAGCGCATCCTGGCTGCCGAAGTCGTCCCGGCGCCGAAGACCGAAGCCGCGCCGGCCCTGACCGACGGCAGCGCGGATGGCGCGGCCGGCCAGGCGCTGCTTCCCGTATCGCTGATCGACGTCGCCCAGGTTCAGGGCCAGGTCCACGCCCAGGCCGTGCACCGGGTCGGCGAACTGGCCGAACGCAATCCCAACGAAACCGCATCCATTGTTCGTCAATGGCTGACCGAACCCGTCGAGTAA
- the fliN gene encoding flagellar motor switch protein FliN, translated as MSDTDGQVPLPDLNAADAPPVDDLAYNEDEQASRIAADLEAVFDVPVQVSAVLGRSKMDVGELLKLGPGTVLELDRRVGEAIDIYVNNRLVARGEVVLVEDKLGVTMTEIIKAERT; from the coding sequence ATGAGTGACACCGACGGACAGGTACCGCTTCCCGATCTCAACGCCGCGGACGCGCCCCCGGTCGACGATCTGGCCTACAACGAGGACGAACAGGCCTCCCGGATCGCGGCCGACCTCGAGGCCGTCTTCGACGTGCCGGTACAGGTCTCGGCCGTGCTCGGCCGCTCCAAGATGGACGTCGGCGAGCTCCTGAAGCTCGGACCCGGCACCGTGCTCGAACTCGATCGCCGCGTCGGTGAAGCCATCGACATCTACGTCAACAACCGCCTGGTGGCGCGCGGCGAAGTGGTTCTGGTGGAAGACAAGCTCGGCGTGACCATGACCGAAATCATCAAGGCAGAACGCACCTAA
- the ssuD gene encoding FMNH2-dependent alkanesulfonate monooxygenase, with the protein MSTPTNANILWFLPTHGDGRYLGTTTGGREVNFNYLRQIAQAADQLGYFGVLLPTGRSCEDSWVVASAVAPWTERLRYLVAVRPGLQSPSVAARMTATLDRVTSGRLLVNVVTGGDPVENKGDGIFLGHNERYAVTREFLNVYSDLLAGNTVNVEGKHIRIEDGRLLFPPVQSPRPPLYFGGSSDAGIDVAVDTVDKYLTWGEPPAQVADKVERVRAVAAKRGRKLSFGIRLHVIVRETNAEAWRAADELIQHVTDETVASAQKIFSRMDSVGQQRMAQLHGGRRDKLEISPNLWAGVGLVRGGAGTALVGDPATVAARIREYQDVGIDTFILSGYPHLEEAYRFAELVFPLLSLTQPNNVTPIRVNTGPFGETIGNEYRPQKQVSQS; encoded by the coding sequence ATGAGTACGCCAACCAACGCCAATATCCTCTGGTTCCTGCCGACCCATGGAGACGGCCGCTATCTCGGTACCACGACCGGTGGCCGTGAGGTCAACTTCAACTACCTGCGCCAGATCGCGCAGGCGGCAGATCAACTCGGCTATTTCGGGGTGTTGCTGCCGACCGGACGAAGCTGCGAGGACTCCTGGGTGGTTGCGTCCGCGGTCGCACCCTGGACCGAGCGCCTGCGTTATCTGGTGGCGGTGCGGCCTGGCCTGCAGTCGCCGAGCGTCGCAGCCCGCATGACGGCGACGCTGGACCGGGTCACCAGCGGGCGGCTGCTGGTCAACGTCGTCACCGGCGGCGATCCCGTCGAGAACAAGGGCGACGGCATTTTCCTTGGCCACAACGAGCGCTATGCCGTAACGCGCGAGTTCCTCAACGTCTATAGCGACCTGCTTGCAGGGAACACCGTCAACGTCGAGGGCAAGCACATCCGTATCGAGGATGGTCGCCTGCTGTTCCCCCCGGTGCAGTCGCCGCGCCCGCCGCTCTATTTTGGTGGATCGTCGGATGCCGGCATCGATGTCGCCGTCGATACCGTGGACAAATACCTGACATGGGGCGAGCCACCGGCGCAGGTCGCCGACAAGGTCGAGCGCGTGCGCGCGGTCGCAGCCAAACGTGGGCGCAAGCTTTCCTTCGGCATCCGGCTGCACGTCATCGTTCGCGAGACCAATGCCGAGGCCTGGAGGGCCGCGGACGAACTCATTCAGCATGTCACCGACGAAACCGTGGCGTCGGCGCAAAAAATCTTCTCGCGCATGGACTCGGTCGGCCAGCAGCGCATGGCGCAACTGCATGGCGGCCGTCGCGACAAGCTCGAGATCAGCCCCAATCTCTGGGCCGGCGTCGGCCTGGTCCGCGGCGGGGCGGGCACCGCGTTGGTCGGCGATCCCGCCACGGTAGCCGCGCGCATTCGTGAGTATCAGGATGTCGGCATCGATACCTTCATCCTGTCGGGCTACCCGCATCTCGAGGAAGCCTATCGTTTTGCCGAACTGGTGTTCCCGCTGCTGTCGCTGACGCAGCCGAACAACGTGACGCCGATCCGCGTCAACACCGGTCCGTTCGGGGAAACTATCGGCAACGAATACCGTCCGCAGAAACAGGTATCGCAATCATGA
- the fliG gene encoding flagellar motor switch protein FliG, translated as MAAVPQVNNTNDITTVISALASRQATRPKGKPLSGPKRAAILMLALGEKYGGKVWSLLDDDEVRELSIHMSTLGNVEADVVEDLMLEFVSRMSASGALMGTFDATERLLQQYLPSERVTGIMDEIRGPAGRNMWEKLSNVQEEVLANYLKNEYPQTIAVVLSKLKPEHAARVLAILPEDLALDVVGRMLKMEAVQKEVIERVEQTLRTEFMSNLSQTRRRDAHEVMAEIFNNFDRQTETRFITSLEEENRESAERIKALMFTFDDLIKLDSASAQTLMRNIDKDKLGIALKSANEEVRSFFLGNMSSRAGKMLMDDMAAMGPVRLRDVDEAQALLVNLAKDMAAKGEITLTKNRADDELVY; from the coding sequence ATGGCCGCCGTACCCCAAGTCAACAACACCAACGACATCACCACCGTCATCTCGGCGCTGGCGAGCCGTCAGGCCACCCGGCCCAAGGGCAAGCCGCTGAGCGGCCCGAAGCGCGCCGCCATCCTGATGCTGGCGCTGGGCGAAAAATATGGCGGCAAGGTCTGGTCGCTGCTCGATGACGACGAGGTTCGCGAATTGTCGATCCACATGTCGACGCTCGGTAACGTCGAGGCCGACGTGGTCGAGGATCTCATGCTCGAATTCGTTTCGCGCATGTCGGCATCCGGCGCGCTGATGGGAACTTTCGACGCCACCGAACGGCTGCTGCAGCAATACCTGCCTTCCGAGCGCGTCACCGGCATCATGGACGAAATTCGCGGCCCCGCCGGCCGCAACATGTGGGAGAAGCTCTCCAACGTCCAGGAAGAGGTGCTCGCCAACTATCTCAAGAACGAATACCCGCAGACCATCGCCGTGGTGCTCTCGAAGCTGAAGCCGGAACACGCCGCCCGCGTGCTCGCGATCCTGCCAGAGGACCTGGCCCTCGACGTGGTCGGGCGCATGCTGAAGATGGAAGCGGTGCAGAAGGAAGTGATCGAGCGCGTCGAGCAGACGCTGCGCACCGAATTCATGTCCAACCTGTCGCAGACCCGCCGCCGCGATGCCCACGAGGTGATGGCCGAAATCTTCAATAATTTCGACCGCCAGACCGAAACCCGCTTCATCACCTCGCTGGAGGAGGAAAACCGCGAATCCGCCGAGCGCATCAAGGCGCTGATGTTCACCTTCGACGACCTGATCAAGCTCGACTCCGCCTCGGCGCAGACGCTGATGCGCAATATCGACAAGGACAAGCTCGGCATCGCGCTGAAGAGCGCCAACGAGGAAGTCCGCAGCTTCTTCCTCGGCAACATGTCCTCGCGCGCCGGCAAGATGCTGATGGACGACATGGCCGCGATGGGACCGGTGCGGCTGCGCGACGTCGACGAGGCGCAGGCGCTGCTCGTCAACCTCGCCAAGGACATGGCGGCCAAGGGTGAAATTACGCTGACCAAAAACCGCGCCGACGACGAGCTGGTGTACTGA
- a CDS encoding sigma-54-dependent Fis family transcriptional regulator, which translates to MRLLIVGTLKGQLTTATKIAMDNGASVTHAEATEQAMAVLRSGKGADLLLVDVALDIRDLVMRLEAEHIHVPIVACGITNDARAAVAAIHAGAKEYIPLPPDPELIAAVLAAVANDSRDLVYRDEAMGKVIKLAQQIAGSDASVMITGESGTGKEVLARYVHTRSARAKRPFISINCAAIPEHLLESELFGHEKGAFTGAVARRIGKFEEATGGTLLLDEISEMDVRLQSKLLRAIQERVIDRVGGTKPVPVDIRIIATSNRNLADAVREGSFREDLLFRLNVVNLKIPPLRDRPADILELAQHFAKKYAEANGVPLRPISADARRVLTANRWQGNVRELENTMHRSVLMAQGDEIGADAILTPDGDRLDLAKTPPAVAHATFAAEQVTRALVGRTVADVERDLILETLKHCLGNRTHAANILGISIRTLRNKLNEYADGGIPITPAGAGDYQRFAAAG; encoded by the coding sequence ATGCGGCTTCTCATCGTTGGCACATTGAAGGGCCAGCTCACGACGGCCACCAAGATCGCGATGGACAACGGCGCTTCGGTGACCCACGCCGAGGCGACCGAGCAGGCCATGGCCGTGCTGCGCAGCGGCAAAGGCGCCGATCTGCTGCTGGTCGATGTCGCCCTCGACATCCGCGACCTGGTGATGCGATTGGAAGCCGAACACATCCACGTGCCGATCGTGGCCTGCGGCATCACCAACGATGCCCGCGCCGCGGTCGCAGCGATCCATGCCGGCGCCAAGGAATACATCCCGCTGCCGCCCGATCCGGAACTGATCGCAGCGGTGCTGGCCGCCGTCGCCAACGATTCCCGCGACCTCGTCTACCGCGACGAAGCGATGGGCAAGGTGATCAAGCTGGCGCAGCAGATCGCCGGCTCCGACGCCTCTGTCATGATCACCGGCGAGTCCGGCACCGGCAAGGAAGTGCTGGCACGCTATGTCCATACCCGCTCGGCCCGCGCCAAGCGGCCATTCATCTCGATCAACTGCGCGGCGATCCCGGAGCATCTCCTGGAATCCGAACTGTTCGGCCACGAGAAAGGCGCCTTCACCGGCGCGGTGGCGCGGCGGATCGGCAAGTTCGAGGAGGCCACCGGCGGCACGCTGCTGCTCGACGAAATCTCCGAGATGGACGTGCGGCTTCAATCAAAGCTGTTGCGCGCGATCCAGGAGCGCGTGATCGACCGCGTCGGCGGCACCAAGCCGGTGCCGGTCGATATCCGCATCATCGCGACCTCGAACCGCAACCTCGCCGACGCCGTGCGCGAAGGCTCTTTCCGCGAGGACCTGCTGTTCCGCCTCAACGTCGTCAACCTGAAGATCCCGCCGCTGCGCGACCGCCCGGCCGACATTCTCGAACTGGCGCAGCACTTCGCCAAGAAATATGCCGAAGCCAACGGCGTGCCGCTGCGCCCGATTTCGGCCGACGCACGGCGGGTGCTGACGGCCAACCGCTGGCAGGGCAACGTCCGCGAGCTGGAAAACACCATGCACCGTTCGGTGCTGATGGCCCAGGGCGACGAGATCGGCGCCGACGCCATCCTGACGCCCGACGGCGACCGTCTCGACCTCGCCAAGACCCCGCCCGCGGTGGCGCATGCGACCTTCGCCGCCGAACAGGTCACCCGCGCGCTGGTCGGCCGCACCGTCGCCGACGTCGAACGCGACCTGATCCTGGAGACGCTGAAGCACTGCCTCGGCAACCGGACCCATGCTGCCAACATCCTCGGCATTTCGATCCGCACGCTGCGCAACAAGCTGAACGAATATGCCGACGGCGGCATCCCGATCACGCCGGCCGGCGCCGGCGACTATCAGCGCTTTGCGGCGGCGGGGTAG